A genomic window from Polaribacter gangjinensis includes:
- a CDS encoding DUF4292 domain-containing protein, whose translation MRFFIYSAIFILLFTSCKSTKNMVDKTAIASETSAKKVAKKHVDANFDKKTIDAKLKVNFDNGKINQSLSVNLQIEKDKVIHIKGTKFITVFKAKITPTYVSYYSPFAKNYFEGDFSLLEELLGVEINFEQLQNLFLGQALQNLKKEKQQLEIFNNTYVLSPEKQSELFNIFFKINPSHFKLEGQTIVNETKNLRLDINYSGYNIIEKTLFPEEIKIIAKVPNTVTNIDLIYKSVVFNTSFNPLFEIPKGYKRIEF comes from the coding sequence ATGAGGTTTTTTATATATAGTGCCATTTTTATACTTTTATTCACTTCTTGCAAATCCACTAAAAATATGGTTGATAAGACTGCAATTGCTTCTGAAACTTCCGCTAAAAAAGTGGCTAAAAAGCATGTGGATGCAAATTTTGATAAAAAAACAATTGATGCAAAACTAAAAGTGAATTTTGATAATGGAAAAATAAATCAAAGTTTGTCAGTGAATTTGCAGATTGAAAAAGACAAAGTAATTCATATCAAAGGCACCAAATTTATTACTGTTTTTAAGGCGAAAATAACACCAACTTACGTGAGTTATTATTCGCCATTTGCAAAAAATTATTTTGAGGGTGATTTTTCATTATTAGAAGAATTATTAGGTGTTGAAATCAATTTTGAACAATTGCAAAATTTATTTTTAGGACAAGCTTTACAAAACCTAAAAAAGGAAAAGCAACAACTCGAAATTTTTAATAATACTTATGTTTTGTCGCCTGAAAAACAATCAGAATTATTCAATATCTTTTTTAAAATCAACCCTTCACATTTTAAATTAGAAGGTCAAACCATTGTAAATGAAACTAAAAATTTGCGTTTAGATATTAATTATAGTGGATATAACATTATTGAAAAAACACTTTTTCCTGAAGAAATTAAAATCATTGCAAAAGTGCCAAATACAGTTACCAATATCGATTTAATATACAAATCAGTTGTATTTAACACCTCATTCAATCCTCTTTTCGAGATTCCAAAAGGGTATAAAAGAATAGAATTCTAA
- a CDS encoding tetratricopeptide repeat protein has translation MNQKVAIQHHKTAKKVSLLPFYGLFLSLFFSSLYTFSQDSIPDKKDLTEEKTIKFQEFFFKALSEKSIENYQKAIENLESCNQIIENQVAVFFEFSKNYVALNNYSLAREYVQRALQKEPENLWMLKHLVTIYERESNFSEAVKTQEKIVALHPKEREYLVRLYFMNNQLKEAAALLSTLEKETGLSSEFSFLKNRLDNSKVPDVKEVKLEDLEGLKLQFENDKSYQILEKILQKLENNFDDLLKFGKEGITLFPEQPLVYLQYGKALNHQNEFQKALNSLKNGLDFVIDESMEIDFYTEIAKAYKGLGNTIEEKKYLQKATNLKS, from the coding sequence ATGAATCAAAAAGTAGCGATACAACATCATAAAACAGCTAAAAAAGTGTCTTTGCTGCCTTTTTATGGGTTATTTCTATCCTTATTTTTTAGTAGTTTATATACATTTTCTCAAGATAGTATTCCTGATAAAAAAGATTTAACAGAAGAAAAAACAATCAAATTTCAAGAATTTTTTTTCAAGGCATTATCAGAAAAATCCATTGAAAATTACCAAAAAGCAATTGAAAATTTAGAAAGTTGTAACCAAATTATAGAAAATCAAGTAGCCGTTTTTTTTGAGTTTTCAAAAAATTATGTTGCGCTCAATAACTACAGTTTAGCCAGAGAATACGTGCAAAGAGCTTTGCAAAAAGAACCTGAAAATTTATGGATGTTGAAACATTTGGTAACGATATATGAACGAGAATCTAATTTTTCAGAAGCAGTAAAAACTCAAGAAAAAATAGTAGCTCTTCATCCGAAAGAGCGAGAATATTTGGTGCGTTTGTATTTTATGAACAATCAATTGAAAGAAGCTGCAGCTTTGTTATCAACCTTAGAAAAAGAAACAGGATTATCATCTGAGTTTTCTTTTTTAAAAAATAGGTTGGATAATTCCAAAGTTCCAGATGTAAAAGAGGTGAAATTAGAGGATTTAGAGGGTTTAAAACTTCAATTTGAAAACGACAAATCCTATCAAATTTTGGAAAAAATTCTCCAAAAATTAGAGAATAATTTTGATGATTTATTAAAGTTTGGCAAAGAAGGCATCACACTTTTTCCAGAACAACCTTTGGTGTATTTACAATATGGCAAAGCATTGAATCACCAAAATGAGTTTCAAAAAGCACTAAATTCTTTGAAAAATGGCTTGGATTTTGTGATTGATGAGTCTATGGAAATTGATTTTTATACTGAAATTGCAAAAGCATACAAAGGTTTAGGAAACACCATTGAAGAGAAAAAATATTTACAAAAAGCAACCAATTTGAAAAGTTAG
- a CDS encoding acyl-CoA thioesterase, with protein sequence MDAKTPNDSLTILTDLVLPGETNYLDNLFGGELLARMDRACSIAARRHSRRIVVTASVNHVAFNKSVPVGSVVILEAKVSRAFKTSMEIYVDVWIEDRQSGQKTKVNEGIYTFVAVDETGKPVQIPQIIPETELEKERFDGALRRKQLSLILAGKLKPSEATELKALFL encoded by the coding sequence ATGGACGCAAAAACACCAAACGATTCTTTGACAATTCTTACGGATTTAGTATTACCAGGAGAAACCAACTATTTAGACAACCTTTTTGGAGGTGAATTATTGGCGAGAATGGATAGAGCTTGTAGTATTGCAGCAAGACGTCATTCAAGAAGAATCGTGGTTACAGCCTCTGTAAATCATGTAGCGTTTAACAAATCTGTTCCTGTTGGAAGTGTGGTTATTTTAGAGGCAAAAGTTTCTAGAGCTTTTAAAACTTCGATGGAAATTTATGTAGATGTTTGGATTGAAGACCGTCAATCAGGACAAAAAACTAAAGTAAACGAGGGAATTTATACGTTTGTTGCTGTAGACGAAACAGGAAAACCTGTTCAAATCCCTCAAATTATTCCAGAAACTGAACTAGAAAAAGAACGATTTGATGGTGCTTTGCGAAGAAAGCAACTCAGTTTAATATTAGCAGGAAAATTAAAACCTAGTGAAGCAACTGAACTTAAGGCATTGTTTTTATAA
- a CDS encoding SPOR domain-containing protein, translating into MNLVTYIKDLLYRYDCVIVPDFGGFVTKRVSAKINENTHQFFPPSKQLSFNRNLNNNDGLLANYIASVENISFEKASNAIALSVIKWQNEIQTKPIDLEGIGVLKLNENRQIIFEPTVQVNFLTDAFGLNSFEALTIERHQKEVKKFIPQTTVKNKKGIPPFIKYAASAAILVALGVSLYSNYEATVQKEVFAKQQKALEKKIQTATFVISNPLPTIDLTVAKELPKPYHVVAGAFQIPENAERKVAQLKAEGHDASIIGVNKWGLTQVVFASFSDKNDATNYLYKIQKSTSKDAWLLIKN; encoded by the coding sequence ATGAATTTAGTAACTTACATCAAAGATTTATTATACAGATACGATTGCGTAATTGTTCCTGATTTTGGTGGTTTTGTAACCAAAAGAGTTAGTGCAAAAATCAATGAAAATACGCATCAGTTTTTTCCGCCATCAAAACAACTTTCTTTCAATAGAAATTTAAACAATAATGATGGTTTATTGGCAAATTATATTGCCTCTGTTGAAAATATTTCTTTCGAGAAAGCATCCAATGCAATTGCTTTGTCTGTTATTAAATGGCAAAATGAAATTCAAACAAAACCTATTGATTTAGAAGGAATTGGAGTTTTAAAATTGAATGAAAATCGTCAGATAATTTTTGAACCTACAGTTCAAGTGAATTTTTTAACTGATGCTTTCGGATTGAACTCTTTTGAGGCATTAACTATAGAAAGACATCAAAAAGAAGTTAAAAAATTCATTCCACAAACAACTGTAAAAAATAAAAAAGGCATTCCGCCTTTTATAAAATACGCTGCTTCTGCTGCAATTTTAGTGGCATTAGGCGTTTCTTTGTATTCAAATTACGAAGCTACTGTTCAAAAAGAAGTATTTGCTAAACAACAAAAAGCTTTAGAAAAGAAAATTCAAACAGCCACTTTTGTAATATCAAACCCATTACCAACCATTGATTTGACTGTTGCTAAAGAACTTCCAAAACCATATCATGTAGTAGCAGGTGCTTTTCAAATACCAGAAAATGCTGAAAGAAAAGTGGCTCAATTAAAAGCAGAAGGCCATGATGCATCTATTATTGGTGTTAATAAATGGGGATTAACTCAGGTAGTTTTTGCCAGTTTTTCTGATAAAAATGACGCCACCAATTATTTATACAAAATTCAAAAATCCACTTCAAAAGACGCTTGGTTACTGATTAAAAACTAG
- a CDS encoding sugar phosphate nucleotidyltransferase — MKIIVPMAGIGSRLRPHTLTVPKPLTVIAGKPIVQRLVEDITGVINQKIDEIAFIIGPTAKGFPADTEQKLLQIASELGAKGSVYVQEEALGTAHAIYCAKESLSGPCVVAYADTLFKADFTLDTNADGAIWVSKVDNPSAFGVVKLEGGFITDFIEKPKDFVSDLAIIGIYFFKSGEKLLEEIQYLIDNDLRENNEYQLTNVLESLKSQGAKFIPGKVSAWMDCGKKDPTVDTNKQVLGFEHADGNNLVSEDVVLNNSEIIQPCFIGKNVVLTNSKIGPYVSLGANSVVNNSTIENSLIQSNVTILNADLNNAMIGNHAIYNGKFTSVSIGDYTELT; from the coding sequence ATGAAAATTATAGTTCCTATGGCAGGAATTGGTTCGCGTTTAAGACCTCATACGTTGACTGTTCCAAAACCACTAACTGTTATTGCTGGCAAACCAATTGTACAACGTTTGGTAGAAGATATCACAGGTGTTATCAATCAAAAAATTGATGAAATTGCATTTATTATTGGTCCAACAGCAAAAGGTTTTCCTGCAGATACTGAACAAAAATTATTACAAATAGCATCAGAATTAGGCGCAAAAGGAAGTGTGTATGTACAAGAAGAAGCGCTTGGAACAGCACATGCAATTTATTGTGCAAAAGAATCTTTGAGTGGTCCTTGTGTTGTGGCGTATGCAGATACTCTTTTTAAAGCTGATTTTACTTTAGATACCAATGCTGATGGTGCAATTTGGGTGAGTAAAGTAGACAATCCAAGTGCTTTTGGTGTGGTAAAATTAGAAGGCGGATTTATCACCGATTTTATTGAAAAACCCAAAGATTTTGTCTCTGATTTGGCAATCATTGGAATTTATTTCTTTAAAAGTGGTGAAAAACTATTGGAAGAAATTCAATATTTAATCGATAATGATTTGCGTGAAAACAACGAATATCAATTGACAAATGTATTAGAATCTTTAAAATCGCAAGGCGCAAAATTCATTCCTGGAAAAGTATCAGCTTGGATGGATTGTGGCAAAAAAGATCCAACAGTTGATACCAATAAACAAGTATTGGGTTTTGAACATGCAGATGGAAATAATTTGGTTTCAGAAGATGTTGTTTTGAACAATTCAGAAATTATTCAGCCATGTTTTATTGGAAAAAATGTGGTTTTAACCAATTCAAAAATAGGACCTTATGTTTCTTTAGGCGCTAATAGCGTTGTGAACAATTCAACTATCGAAAATTCGTTAATACAAAGTAACGTAACCATTTTAAATGCCGATTTAAACAATGCAATGATTGGGAATCATGCCATTTATAATGGAAAATTTACCTCAGTAAGTATTGGAGATTACACAGAATTGACATAA
- the dprA gene encoding DNA-processing protein DprA, which produces MKNEKLLAILRLQKSKAIGDILAKKLIVAVGDVEQIFREKPSKLQKIHGIGSFAIQHLFDKENTKLAEQELAFLEQNNYEAIYFLDDAYPQNLHQCIDSPILLFKDGNINLQNNKILSIVGTRNMSTYGKDFCEQMIEELAVYNPIIVSGFAYGVDICAHKAAMKNGLQTIAVLAHGFEQIYPKVHKKYMRQVMENGGFYTEFGFEENPLRENFLKRNRIVAGISEATIIIESAEKGGSLVTADIANSYDREVFALPGRTTDLYSKGCNNLIKNNQAVLLTSSSDIVKMLNWDIVSTPQKAIQQELFITLTDQEQIIYNHLKTHGKQLLDEISLDCNIPMYQLSSILLQMELKGITKPLPGKMFELQFLL; this is translated from the coding sequence TTGAAAAATGAAAAATTACTAGCCATTTTGCGACTCCAAAAAAGCAAAGCAATTGGCGATATTTTAGCAAAAAAACTCATTGTTGCAGTAGGTGATGTTGAACAAATTTTTAGAGAGAAACCCTCTAAACTTCAAAAAATACATGGAATTGGAAGTTTTGCAATTCAACATTTGTTCGACAAAGAAAATACTAAATTGGCTGAGCAAGAGTTGGCTTTTCTAGAACAAAATAACTATGAAGCTATTTATTTTTTAGATGATGCATATCCTCAAAACCTACATCAATGTATTGATAGTCCTATTTTATTATTCAAAGACGGCAATATCAATTTACAAAATAATAAAATACTCTCTATTGTAGGTACCAGAAACATGAGTACGTATGGAAAGGATTTTTGCGAACAAATGATTGAAGAATTAGCGGTTTACAATCCGATAATTGTAAGCGGTTTTGCTTACGGTGTTGACATTTGCGCGCACAAAGCAGCCATGAAAAATGGGTTACAAACCATTGCAGTGTTGGCTCATGGATTTGAACAAATTTATCCAAAAGTGCATAAAAAGTATATGCGTCAAGTAATGGAAAATGGGGGATTTTACACAGAATTTGGGTTTGAAGAAAATCCACTCAGAGAAAACTTTTTAAAAAGAAATCGCATTGTAGCAGGAATTTCAGAAGCAACCATCATTATAGAAAGTGCTGAAAAAGGTGGTTCGTTAGTCACTGCAGATATTGCCAATTCGTACGATAGAGAAGTGTTTGCATTGCCAGGAAGAACCACTGATTTGTATAGTAAAGGATGTAACAATTTGATAAAAAATAATCAAGCAGTATTGCTAACATCTAGTAGTGATATTGTAAAAATGCTCAATTGGGATATCGTTTCAACACCCCAAAAAGCAATTCAACAAGAACTCTTTATCACGTTAACAGATCAAGAACAAATCATTTACAATCATTTAAAAACGCATGGAAAACAATTGTTAGATGAAATTTCATTGGATTGTAACATACCTATGTATCAATTATCGTCCATTTTATTGCAAATGGAGCTCAAAGGAATTACAAAACCTTTGCCAGGAAAGATGTTTGAATTACAATTTTTATTGTAA
- a CDS encoding mechanosensitive ion channel domain-containing protein has translation MKEIQEFFVNFRTIESIIVIALGTLLRIFATKSLTNVRKKFGFQKNRVVLINKIITLLIYASVIVIISFIWGVDEKELFLFVSSFLTILGIAFFAQWSILSNITAGLILFVNYPVKIGDTITILEKDNNVSGEIKDIGAFFITLKTEENEFVTIPNSIILQKNIKFQSK, from the coding sequence ATGAAAGAAATCCAAGAATTTTTTGTCAATTTTAGAACTATTGAATCGATCATTGTGATTGCTTTAGGAACATTATTACGAATTTTTGCAACAAAATCACTCACCAATGTTCGAAAAAAATTTGGATTTCAAAAAAACAGAGTAGTTCTAATCAATAAAATAATCACCCTTTTAATTTACGCCTCTGTTATCGTTATCATTTCTTTTATTTGGGGTGTAGATGAAAAAGAATTGTTTTTATTTGTTTCATCATTTTTAACCATTTTAGGAATTGCTTTTTTTGCTCAATGGTCTATTTTATCAAATATTACAGCAGGATTGATACTTTTTGTAAATTATCCTGTAAAAATCGGTGACACCATTACCATTTTAGAAAAAGACAACAATGTTAGTGGTGAAATTAAAGATATTGGGGCTTTTTTCATTACACTCAAAACCGAAGAAAATGAATTTGTAACCATTCCAAATTCAATTATTTTACAAAAAAACATCAAATTTCAATCGAAATAA
- a CDS encoding alpha/beta hydrolase-fold protein codes for MKVFTPILFFLFVFNAKISHCQNFNLYSNDSLSINTSFLNEPIQLRIHFPETFHFSSSNTKYPITIVFDSQHERTYPHIIHSFDLLTSESQIPESIIIGVPFTMHNRLYFTSNQKKQGDSLSGIERMERFLFSELIPKFQKENKANEFITLIGHSRTAFLVNYLSANPSNKVSIGIALSGFFEEDTLSINTFQEFLSESSNFPKKFSYYFTAGTTSEEENYLKQYRQLNSYLQTITLPKNVKTFFQETPNANHISNFWVSIPTILMDAYAPYNSILNLWFDQKLKKETIANPVDEFKKDIENVNEELGVKLNPNLTQLFSLSSNYAYDKKDFKTALDFIQLGISYYPEYLDFYVDMIENYKSLKDIQKVKEYQKILKEKTLKATYFGEYTKEDILKSLEEK; via the coding sequence GTATTTAATGCAAAAATTAGTCATTGTCAAAATTTTAATTTGTATTCTAATGACAGTCTAAGCATAAATACTTCTTTTTTGAATGAACCCATTCAATTACGAATTCATTTTCCTGAGACTTTTCATTTTTCATCAAGCAATACAAAATATCCAATTACGATTGTATTTGATAGCCAACATGAAAGAACATATCCCCACATTATTCATAGTTTTGATTTATTAACTAGTGAATCACAAATTCCTGAAAGTATTATCATTGGAGTTCCTTTTACGATGCATAATAGATTGTATTTTACCTCTAATCAAAAAAAACAAGGAGATTCACTTTCAGGCATTGAACGAATGGAGCGTTTTTTGTTCTCAGAATTGATACCAAAATTCCAAAAAGAAAACAAAGCCAATGAATTTATTACCCTGATTGGGCATTCAAGAACCGCTTTTTTGGTGAATTATTTATCCGCAAATCCCTCTAATAAAGTTTCGATTGGCATTGCATTGAGTGGATTTTTTGAAGAGGACACCTTATCAATAAACACTTTTCAAGAATTTTTATCAGAATCATCTAATTTTCCTAAAAAATTCTCTTACTATTTTACTGCTGGAACCACTTCAGAAGAAGAAAACTATTTAAAACAATACAGGCAATTAAATTCATATTTACAAACAATCACCTTACCAAAAAATGTAAAAACTTTTTTTCAAGAAACACCAAATGCCAATCACATCAGTAATTTTTGGGTTTCTATACCCACCATTTTAATGGATGCTTATGCACCTTATAATTCAATTTTAAACCTTTGGTTTGATCAAAAACTAAAGAAAGAAACTATTGCAAATCCTGTTGATGAATTTAAAAAAGACATAGAAAATGTGAATGAAGAGTTGGGAGTGAAATTAAACCCCAATCTCACACAACTCTTTTCTTTATCAAGTAATTATGCCTATGATAAAAAGGATTTTAAAACTGCGTTGGACTTTATACAACTTGGCATTAGTTATTATCCTGAATATTTAGATTTTTATGTGGATATGATTGAAAATTATAAAAGCTTAAAAGACATTCAAAAAGTAAAAGAATATCAAAAAATATTAAAAGAAAAAACATTAAAAGCTACCTATTTTGGAGAGTATACAAAAGAGGATATTTTAAAATCTCTTGAAGAAAAATAA
- a CDS encoding murein hydrolase activator EnvC family protein produces MKIKSVYFLFFLFLLIGFSCFGQTRKQLEEQRKKYQAEIVQLNKLLFNEQKKEQNAMDDLKDIKQKIEVRNKLIATIQQESLLLSIEITEKQRELNRLNKKLNDLKADYADMIYKSYRSKSQQSRLMFILSSQNFYQAYKRLEYMKQYTSFRKKQGEEIIVQSTEVKKLFDALSIQKQEKETLLASEEAEKKEMELDKIKQENYLAIIKKKESQYKRDIQKRINDEKLIVAKIDKLIKEEIERANRKIVKKDVKTTKDEFFLTPEAKALANEFISNKGRLPWPVKEGIVVRKFGDQPHPTFPGITISSPGLHIVTSNGSYANAIFNGEVMNVLVGTGGVKNVLIRHGNFITSYNNLENLLVKKGDKVVTGQRIGQIFTDRLSNKTTLIFVVFKNTTRLNPSEWILPR; encoded by the coding sequence ATGAAAATAAAATCAGTTTACTTCCTCTTTTTTCTTTTTTTGTTGATTGGTTTTTCATGTTTTGGACAAACCAGAAAACAATTGGAAGAACAGCGCAAAAAATATCAAGCTGAAATTGTGCAGCTCAATAAATTGCTTTTTAATGAGCAAAAAAAGGAACAAAATGCCATGGATGATTTGAAAGATATCAAACAAAAAATTGAAGTTAGAAATAAATTGATTGCGACAATCCAACAAGAATCGTTATTATTGTCTATAGAGATTACCGAAAAACAAAGAGAATTAAACAGGTTAAACAAAAAATTAAACGATTTAAAGGCAGATTATGCTGATATGATTTACAAATCTTACAGAAGTAAATCACAACAAAGTAGATTGATGTTTATTTTGTCATCACAAAATTTTTATCAAGCTTACAAACGCCTAGAATACATGAAGCAATATACGTCTTTTCGAAAAAAACAAGGAGAAGAAATTATTGTTCAATCAACAGAAGTTAAAAAACTTTTTGACGCTTTAAGCATTCAAAAACAGGAAAAAGAAACGTTGTTAGCCTCTGAAGAAGCTGAGAAAAAAGAGATGGAGTTGGATAAAATAAAGCAAGAAAACTATTTGGCCATCATCAAAAAGAAAGAATCTCAATACAAAAGAGACATTCAAAAAAGAATCAATGATGAGAAATTGATTGTAGCTAAAATTGATAAATTAATAAAAGAAGAAATTGAAAGAGCCAATAGAAAGATTGTAAAAAAGGATGTTAAAACGACCAAAGATGAGTTTTTTTTAACGCCCGAAGCAAAAGCATTGGCAAACGAATTTATCAGTAATAAAGGAAGATTGCCTTGGCCAGTAAAAGAGGGCATTGTAGTGCGTAAATTTGGTGATCAACCTCATCCAACATTTCCTGGAATTACCATTTCAAGCCCAGGATTACACATTGTTACAAGCAATGGAAGTTATGCGAATGCCATTTTTAACGGAGAAGTGATGAATGTTTTAGTAGGTACAGGAGGTGTGAAAAATGTATTGATAAGACATGGAAATTTTATAACTTCATACAATAATCTAGAAAATTTGTTAGTGAAAAAAGGGGATAAAGTAGTTACTGGTCAACGAATAGGGCAGATTTTTACAGACAGGCTATCTAACAAAACAACACTTATATTTGTAGTGTTTAAAAATACCACTCGATTGAATCCTTCTGAATGGATTTTACCAAGGTAA